The Rhodothermales bacterium genome includes a window with the following:
- a CDS encoding TPM domain-containing protein, translating into MRFCLSLLLLVLAVPAAVAQDIPPRPSPSEGLVIDRAGLLSSAERQALNQKLIAFDDTTSNQIVVVILPTLDGADAGQFATELGQAWGVGQGATDNGVVLLVSTEDRQVFIATGFGLEGAIPDAVAGQIVRRIIVPSFRQGQFYGGISEAVSALMDAAAGEYSVADGGPEGPGDGVPLALIVIVLVIVIALVSSGRDGGRGNGGRKVRRGSGMPPVIVFPGGWGGGHRGGGGFGGGGFGGGGGFGGFGGGGFGGGGAGGGW; encoded by the coding sequence ATGCGTTTCTGCCTCTCGTTGCTTCTCCTCGTCCTCGCCGTGCCAGCGGCCGTGGCGCAGGACATCCCGCCGCGCCCGTCGCCCTCGGAAGGCCTCGTGATCGACCGCGCCGGGCTGCTCTCAAGCGCAGAGCGGCAGGCGCTCAACCAGAAGCTCATCGCCTTCGACGACACGACCTCGAACCAGATCGTCGTCGTGATCCTGCCGACGCTCGACGGCGCGGATGCGGGGCAGTTCGCGACGGAGCTCGGACAGGCGTGGGGCGTGGGGCAGGGCGCCACCGACAACGGCGTCGTCCTCCTCGTCTCGACCGAGGACCGGCAGGTGTTCATCGCGACGGGCTTCGGGCTCGAAGGAGCGATCCCCGATGCCGTCGCCGGGCAGATCGTCCGCCGCATCATCGTGCCGAGCTTCCGGCAGGGGCAGTTCTACGGCGGCATCTCCGAAGCCGTCTCCGCTCTGATGGACGCCGCCGCCGGCGAGTACAGCGTCGCCGACGGCGGGCCGGAGGGGCCGGGCGACGGCGTACCGCTCGCGCTGATCGTGATCGTCCTCGTCATCGTGATCGCGCTCGTGTCCTCCGGGCGCGACGGCGGGCGCGGCAACGGAGGCAGGAAAGTGCGTCGGGGCTCGGGGATGCCGCCCGTGATCGTCTTCCCCGGCGGATGGGGCGGCGGGCATCGCGGCGGCGGCGGGTTCGGCGGCGGTGGCTTCGGTGGTGGGGGCGGTTTTGGCGGCTTCGGCGGCGGCGGCTTCGGCGGCGGCGGTGCGGGCGGCGGCTGGTGA
- a CDS encoding HipA family kinase: protein MPAPLPAPSAVRYALPLREGGSLPALVETDDGDLFVVKFRGAGQGARALVAELIVGLVAQRLGLPVPDLAAVHLDEGFGRTEPDPEIQDILRGSRGPNVGLRYLDGAFTYDPVAVADLVTPERAADVVWLDALTTNIDRTPRNPNLLVWEDAVWLIDHGAALYFHHDWPSVDETRARSPFAPIKDHVLLPRASSLADADARLAPRLTDEALRAVLDAVPDALLMDAPEGRTPPFATPEANRQAYLDYFRTRLGGPRVFAAEAERARQAVQSAMPETLSYRR from the coding sequence ATGCCCGCTCCGCTTCCCGCCCCGTCTGCCGTCCGCTACGCCCTCCCGCTCCGCGAGGGTGGCTCGCTTCCGGCGCTTGTCGAGACCGACGACGGCGATCTCTTCGTGGTCAAATTCCGGGGCGCGGGGCAGGGGGCGCGGGCGCTCGTCGCCGAACTGATCGTCGGTCTCGTCGCGCAGCGCCTCGGGCTGCCCGTGCCCGACCTCGCGGCGGTCCACCTCGACGAAGGGTTCGGGCGGACGGAGCCAGACCCGGAGATTCAGGACATCCTCCGCGGCAGCCGGGGCCCGAACGTTGGGCTGCGCTACCTCGACGGGGCATTCACGTACGACCCCGTCGCCGTCGCCGACCTCGTCACGCCGGAGCGCGCCGCCGACGTCGTTTGGCTCGACGCGCTCACGACGAACATCGACCGGACGCCGCGCAACCCGAACCTCCTCGTCTGGGAGGACGCCGTGTGGCTGATCGACCACGGCGCCGCGCTCTACTTCCACCACGACTGGCCGAGCGTGGACGAGACGCGGGCGCGCTCGCCGTTCGCCCCGATCAAAGACCACGTCCTCCTCCCCCGCGCTTCGTCCCTCGCCGACGCCGACGCCCGCCTCGCGCCGCGCCTCACCGACGAAGCGCTCCGCGCCGTGCTCGATGCCGTCCCGGACGCTCTGCTGATGGACGCGCCGGAGGGGAGGACGCCGCCGTTCGCGACGCCCGAGGCGAACCGGCAGGCCTACCTCGACTACTTCCGCACCCGGCTGGGCGGCCCCCGAGTGTTTGCCGCCGAGGCCGAACGGGCCCGGCAGGCCGTGCAGTCGGCGATGCCCGAAACGCTGTCCTACCGCCGATGA
- a CDS encoding LysM peptidoglycan-binding domain-containing protein, with the protein MTNSNQLMMRETMRRWLYRAALAVTLALAVPASAVWAQTTAIHVVQRGDTLFKIARANGLTVAQLKALNGLTTDVISVGQQLAIAPLEGATPRPIQGAALPGLPAAQPPGPAEQPAPASTPTPAPAPLEDEYADEPADVGPSVIVAAGGREIVLDPPDPIPTGPPPPPPPPATISRVRIGAGTSGQVILSARPVAGDEAAQVHVVQAGETLFAIARLYGTTVDALRQRNSLRGDNLAVGQQLAVSGAARPAAPVVLPGAGQPYDVTQSTVGDDQVHTVVRGETLFTIAARYGTTVGRLLAVNTLTTAPLPAGTLVVLPDSVGAKHYRQPAPPPTADETGLALVYPDSYRGRETISGEPYDPAALTASHRTLPFGTVLLVTMPATGRSTLVRVNDRGPVSEGFLIELSEAAAAAIGQNAGAAEKVEVRIAQ; encoded by the coding sequence ATGACGAATAGCAATCAGTTGATGATGCGAGAGACGATGAGACGATGGCTCTACCGCGCGGCGCTCGCCGTCACGCTCGCCCTCGCCGTACCGGCGTCGGCCGTGTGGGCGCAGACGACCGCGATCCACGTCGTGCAGCGCGGCGACACGCTGTTCAAGATCGCGCGCGCGAACGGGCTGACCGTCGCGCAGCTCAAGGCACTTAACGGGTTGACGACGGATGTCATCAGCGTCGGGCAGCAGCTCGCGATCGCGCCGCTGGAGGGCGCCACGCCGCGCCCGATTCAAGGGGCGGCCCTCCCCGGCTTGCCCGCCGCACAGCCGCCCGGACCGGCAGAGCAACCGGCCCCCGCATCGACGCCTACGCCAGCACCCGCGCCGCTGGAAGATGAGTACGCCGACGAACCGGCCGACGTCGGGCCGTCGGTGATCGTCGCGGCCGGGGGGCGTGAGATCGTGCTCGACCCGCCCGACCCGATCCCGACGGGGCCGCCGCCGCCGCCGCCGCCGCCCGCGACGATCTCGCGCGTCCGCATCGGTGCGGGTACGAGTGGGCAGGTCATCCTGTCGGCCCGGCCGGTGGCCGGCGACGAGGCGGCGCAGGTCCACGTCGTGCAGGCGGGGGAGACGCTCTTCGCGATTGCGCGCCTCTACGGCACGACCGTCGACGCGCTCCGCCAGCGGAACAGCTTGAGAGGCGATAATCTCGCCGTCGGGCAGCAGCTGGCGGTTTCGGGCGCAGCCCGGCCCGCCGCTCCCGTCGTGCTACCCGGGGCCGGACAGCCCTACGACGTGACGCAGAGCACGGTCGGCGACGATCAGGTCCACACCGTCGTGCGGGGCGAGACCCTCTTCACCATCGCCGCGCGCTACGGCACGACCGTCGGCCGCCTCCTCGCCGTCAACACGCTCACGACGGCACCGCTGCCGGCCGGCACGCTCGTCGTCCTCCCCGATTCCGTGGGTGCCAAGCACTACCGCCAGCCCGCGCCGCCGCCGACCGCCGACGAGACCGGCCTCGCCCTCGTCTACCCCGACTCGTACCGAGGCCGCGAGACGATCAGCGGCGAGCCTTACGACCCGGCCGCGCTCACGGCGAGCCACCGGACGCTCCCGTTCGGCACCGTCCTCCTCGTCACGATGCCCGCGACGGGCCGCAGCACGCTCGTCCGCGTCAACGACCGCGGCCCCGTCAGCGAAGGCTTCCTGATCGAGCTGTCGGAGGCGGCGGCGGCGGCGATCGGGCAGAACGCGGGCGCGGCGGAGAAAGTCGAAGTCCGCATCGCGCAGTAG
- a CDS encoding DUF3037 domain-containing protein, protein MIHDYDYATVRVVPCVAREDFVTVGVVLHARTARFLEARLRRDAAWLTARCPDLDVDLLDRFLDAYERVAAGGAEGGPVGLLPPSERFHWLTAPRSAALQTSPVHTGRTTDPAAVLDRLFAQHVESG, encoded by the coding sequence GTGATCCACGACTACGACTACGCGACGGTCCGCGTCGTGCCGTGCGTCGCCCGCGAGGACTTCGTGACGGTGGGCGTCGTGCTCCATGCGCGGACCGCGCGCTTCCTCGAAGCCCGACTCCGCCGCGACGCTGCGTGGCTCACCGCCCGCTGTCCCGACCTCGACGTGGACTTGCTCGACCGCTTCCTCGACGCCTACGAGCGTGTCGCTGCGGGTGGGGCCGAGGGCGGGCCCGTCGGGCTGCTGCCGCCGAGCGAGCGGTTCCACTGGCTGACGGCCCCGCGCAGCGCCGCGCTCCAGACCTCGCCCGTCCACACCGGCCGCACGACCGATCCGGCCGCCGTGCTCGACCGCCTCTTCGCGCAGCATGTCGAGAGCGGCTGA
- a CDS encoding T9SS type A sorting domain-containing protein, with amino-acid sequence MAFRLPLVPLLLVLFAAVPAQAQWQRVDPFIATNDLYAVNLVAADADYVYASVLAGQPVPNRFDIVRSADDGASWEVVFTGYNGSARGSFFGDLDGRLAVLIQGGGVTGLLLSNDQGTTWAETPSRLPAGQGASVARDGDTYVVTGGNTSYRSTDGGATWIPLEQRAMAGVVRFGGAFFALNSIGQLFRLDGDAWTAVPFDGSAQFATNLWVEGDMLWVKASAGSLFASADGTAWSGQPTAEPTAWGRVHYTPDDARPWFLYNAVFAQDLFLSSDQGATLASIGDGYPLDDNGVLCTSNYAISPNAVIGNAWACSFAEPERNGVFRYVFGETVATGPLDPGFGVNGRTVFPLFSGIEYGVGVLPPSASGFGGDESTLVVGSYGSLVRLLPDGSLDPDFGTDGVASPHFNGTLNAFRVADGDVLIVGLSETWRVNADGSLDTGYGTDGIVGVGGSVAVPAADGGAVVQGFFAPGGGALTPGLVKLTPDGAVDAAFGTDGYFFPADGTTFGGLDVDGQGRVVAAFKDGSIDPTFVYRLLPGGTLDAGFGASGVATLSTLAAQQKGVTVDDDGRPVLAGYALGGGPLAVAVARLTAAGAVDVSFGEDGLTVVPLDETANSASPLILRVADDGAVVVGGTISFSRPVNGGVLGAQAAYLVRLTSGGQLDAGFGNGGTFRVDLGGGADLVYDLAFDAEGRILAAGQSDVGSSQQNDRAFVLRAFSNVGTDDEDAPTLTHPQDARLAVWPNPSAGAVTVRLTLDAPASGRVVVYDVLGREVARLAVGALRAGEHEFSVPSGLAQGVYVLHATVGEARTTRRFTVIR; translated from the coding sequence ATGGCCTTCCGACTCCCGCTCGTCCCCCTCCTCCTCGTGCTCTTCGCGGCCGTCCCCGCCCAGGCGCAGTGGCAACGCGTGGACCCGTTCATCGCCACCAACGACCTCTACGCGGTGAACCTCGTCGCCGCCGACGCGGACTACGTGTACGCCTCCGTCCTCGCCGGTCAGCCCGTCCCCAACCGGTTCGACATCGTCCGCTCGGCCGACGACGGGGCCTCGTGGGAGGTGGTGTTCACCGGCTACAACGGTAGTGCGCGCGGCTCGTTCTTCGGCGATCTCGACGGCCGGCTCGCTGTACTCATCCAGGGCGGCGGCGTGACGGGCCTGCTCCTGTCCAACGATCAGGGCACGACCTGGGCCGAGACGCCCTCCCGTCTGCCCGCCGGCCAAGGCGCGAGCGTGGCCCGCGACGGTGACACCTACGTCGTGACGGGCGGCAACACCTCGTACCGCTCCACCGATGGCGGCGCGACGTGGATTCCGCTGGAGCAGCGGGCGATGGCCGGCGTGGTCCGGTTCGGCGGGGCGTTCTTCGCGCTCAACAGCATCGGCCAGCTCTTCCGGCTCGATGGAGACGCGTGGACGGCGGTCCCCTTCGACGGATCGGCGCAGTTCGCCACGAACCTGTGGGTCGAAGGCGACATGCTCTGGGTGAAAGCCTCGGCCGGCTCGCTGTTCGCCTCGGCCGACGGCACGGCGTGGAGCGGGCAGCCGACGGCGGAGCCCACCGCGTGGGGCCGCGTGCACTACACCCCGGACGATGCGCGCCCGTGGTTTCTCTACAACGCTGTATTCGCCCAGGACCTGTTCCTCTCCAGCGATCAGGGCGCTACGCTCGCCTCGATTGGCGACGGCTACCCGCTCGACGACAACGGCGTGCTCTGCACCTCGAACTATGCCATCTCGCCCAACGCCGTGATCGGGAATGCGTGGGCGTGCTCGTTCGCCGAGCCCGAGCGCAACGGCGTCTTCCGCTACGTCTTCGGCGAGACGGTCGCCACCGGGCCGCTCGACCCCGGCTTCGGGGTGAACGGCCGCACAGTTTTTCCTCTGTTCAGCGGCATCGAATACGGCGTGGGCGTGCTTCCGCCCTCGGCCTCCGGCTTCGGCGGTGACGAGAGCACACTCGTCGTGGGGTCCTACGGATCGCTCGTCCGCCTCCTCCCCGACGGCTCGCTCGACCCGGACTTCGGCACGGACGGCGTGGCGAGCCCGCACTTCAACGGCACGCTCAACGCCTTCCGCGTGGCCGACGGCGATGTGCTCATCGTGGGGCTCTCCGAAACGTGGCGCGTCAACGCCGACGGATCGCTCGATACGGGCTACGGCACAGACGGGATCGTGGGCGTGGGCGGATCCGTGGCGGTGCCTGCGGCGGACGGCGGTGCCGTGGTGCAGGGGTTCTTCGCGCCCGGTGGCGGTGCCTTGACCCCGGGCCTCGTGAAGCTGACGCCGGATGGCGCCGTGGACGCGGCCTTCGGGACGGACGGCTACTTCTTCCCCGCCGACGGGACGACGTTCGGCGGCCTCGATGTGGACGGCCAGGGGCGTGTCGTAGCGGCGTTCAAGGACGGTTCTATAGATCCGACGTTCGTCTACCGGCTGCTGCCGGGCGGCACGCTCGACGCCGGCTTCGGCGCGAGTGGCGTCGCGACGCTCTCGACGCTCGCGGCGCAGCAGAAAGGCGTGACCGTGGACGACGATGGTCGTCCGGTTCTGGCCGGGTACGCGCTTGGTGGCGGCCCTCTCGCCGTCGCCGTGGCGCGGCTCACAGCGGCGGGCGCCGTGGACGTCTCGTTCGGAGAGGACGGCCTGACGGTGGTCCCGCTCGACGAGACGGCGAATTCCGCCTCGCCCCTCATCCTTCGCGTGGCCGACGACGGAGCGGTCGTCGTCGGGGGCACGATCAGCTTCTCGCGGCCAGTCAACGGCGGCGTGCTCGGCGCGCAGGCTGCCTACCTCGTGCGCCTCACCTCGGGCGGCCAGCTCGATGCCGGCTTCGGGAACGGCGGGACGTTCCGGGTCGACCTCGGCGGCGGGGCCGACCTCGTCTATGACCTCGCCTTCGACGCCGAGGGGCGCATCCTCGCCGCCGGCCAGTCGGACGTGGGGTCCAGCCAGCAGAACGACCGCGCGTTCGTGCTCCGCGCCTTCTCGAACGTGGGCACCGACGACGAGGACGCGCCCACCCTGACGCATCCGCAGGATGCGCGCCTCGCCGTGTGGCCCAACCCCTCGGCCGGTGCTGTCACGGTGCGCCTGACCCTCGACGCTCCGGCGTCGGGCCGCGTGGTGGTCTACGACGTGCTCGGGCGTGAAGTCGCCCGCCTCGCGGTCGGCGCGCTCAGAGCGGGCGAGCACGAGTTCTCGGTGCCGTCAGGCCTCGCGCAGGGCGTCTACGTGCTGCACGCGACCGTGGGCGAGGCGCGCACCACGCGCCGGTTTACGGTGATCCGCTGA
- the acnA gene encoding aconitate hydratase AcnA — protein sequence MNNDPFGARDTFDTGNGSAYYYRLGRMEELGHGAISRLPFSIKILLEGALRGLDGRLITEKDVETLAKYDPSGPEQTEIPYNPGRVLLQDFTGVPAVVDLAALRSAMARQGGDPEEINPRVPVDLVIDHSVQVDSFALPQAFQINAEIEFQRNRERYEFLRWGADAFENFSVVPPERGICHQVNLEYLAKGVMTTMTDEGLPLAYPDTLVGTDSHTTMINGLGVLGWGVGGIEAEAAMLGQPIFMLMPEVIGFKLTGRLKEGVTATDLTLTVTQMLRKHGVVGKFVEFYGTGLSAMTLPDRATIANMAPEYGATMGFFPVDEETLNYMRRTNRPEDLVQLVERYAKAQGLFRTDETPDPQFRDTLELDLGDVEPSLSGPKRPQDRLTLGQMQPQFHEALRRPASPQGFGLSDERIGKTGRYKDDQGNELDMHHGDVTIAAITSCTNTSNPSVMLAAGMLAKKAVEKGLKVPPYVKTSLAPGSRVVTEYLNAAGLQEYLDQLGFSLVGYGCTTCIGNSGPLPDPVEDAIKDGNLIVAGVLSGNRNFEGRIHPLVKANYLASPPLVVAYALAGTVDIDLRNDPIGQDTDGNDVFMRDLWPSAQEILDAINEHVKPSQFAEMYDGIEESNPKWNDMPISGGALYEWTDDSTYIQEPPFFMDVTPTVPTIQPIKGAKLLAKVGDSTTTDHISPAGAIPPGEPAGRYLQEHGVEPKEFNSFGSRRGNDRVMTRGTFGNIRLRNQLAPGTEGGWTTYFPTGEQMYIYDAAMKYQADGTPLVVVAGNDYGMGSSRDWAAKGTILLGVKAVIAESFERIHRSNLVGMGVLPLVFKDGETLDTFGLDGTETFSIPVPDDLEANQDVEVIAQRADGSEVSFPVTCALSTPIEVEYYRHGGILNYVLRDFLNTSLETA from the coding sequence ATGAACAACGATCCCTTCGGCGCACGCGACACCTTCGACACCGGCAACGGCTCGGCCTACTACTACCGGCTCGGCCGGATGGAAGAGCTCGGCCACGGCGCCATCAGCCGGCTCCCGTTCTCCATCAAGATCCTCCTCGAAGGCGCGCTCCGCGGGCTCGACGGCCGGCTCATCACGGAAAAGGATGTCGAGACCCTCGCCAAGTACGACCCGTCCGGGCCGGAGCAGACCGAGATCCCGTACAACCCCGGCCGCGTCCTCCTGCAGGACTTCACCGGCGTGCCTGCCGTCGTCGACCTCGCCGCGCTCCGCAGCGCGATGGCCCGGCAGGGCGGCGACCCCGAGGAGATCAACCCCCGCGTCCCCGTCGACCTCGTCATCGACCACTCGGTGCAGGTCGACTCGTTCGCCCTCCCGCAGGCGTTCCAGATCAACGCCGAGATCGAGTTTCAGCGCAACCGCGAGCGCTACGAGTTCCTCCGCTGGGGTGCCGACGCGTTCGAGAACTTCAGCGTCGTCCCGCCCGAGCGCGGGATCTGCCACCAGGTCAACCTGGAGTACCTCGCCAAAGGCGTGATGACGACGATGACGGACGAGGGTCTGCCCCTCGCCTACCCCGACACGCTCGTCGGGACCGACTCGCACACGACGATGATCAACGGGCTCGGCGTGCTCGGGTGGGGCGTCGGCGGGATCGAGGCCGAGGCGGCGATGCTCGGCCAGCCGATCTTCATGCTCATGCCCGAAGTAATCGGGTTCAAGCTCACGGGTCGGCTGAAGGAGGGCGTCACGGCGACGGACCTCACGCTGACCGTCACGCAGATGCTCCGCAAGCACGGCGTCGTCGGCAAGTTCGTCGAGTTCTACGGCACCGGCCTCTCGGCGATGACGCTGCCCGACCGCGCGACGATCGCCAACATGGCGCCCGAGTACGGCGCGACGATGGGCTTCTTCCCCGTCGACGAGGAGACGCTGAACTACATGCGGCGGACGAACCGGCCCGAGGACCTCGTCCAGCTCGTCGAGCGCTACGCGAAGGCGCAGGGCCTCTTCCGCACCGACGAGACGCCCGACCCGCAGTTCCGCGACACGCTCGAACTCGACCTCGGCGACGTCGAGCCCAGCCTCTCCGGGCCGAAGCGCCCGCAGGACCGGCTCACGCTCGGCCAGATGCAGCCGCAGTTCCACGAGGCGCTGCGTCGTCCGGCCAGCCCGCAGGGCTTCGGGCTGAGCGACGAACGCATTGGCAAGACGGGCCGCTACAAAGACGATCAGGGCAACGAACTCGACATGCACCACGGGGATGTGACGATCGCCGCCATCACGTCGTGCACGAACACGTCGAACCCGAGCGTGATGCTCGCGGCCGGGATGCTCGCCAAGAAGGCCGTCGAGAAAGGGCTGAAGGTCCCACCCTACGTCAAGACCAGCCTCGCCCCCGGCAGCCGCGTCGTGACCGAGTACCTCAACGCGGCCGGCTTACAGGAGTATCTCGACCAACTCGGCTTCTCGCTCGTCGGCTACGGCTGCACGACGTGCATCGGCAACTCGGGCCCGCTGCCTGATCCCGTCGAGGATGCGATCAAAGACGGCAACCTCATCGTGGCCGGCGTGCTCTCGGGCAACCGCAACTTCGAGGGCCGCATCCACCCGCTCGTGAAGGCGAACTACCTCGCGAGCCCGCCGCTCGTCGTCGCCTACGCCCTCGCCGGAACGGTCGACATCGACCTGCGAAACGATCCGATCGGGCAGGACACGGACGGCAACGACGTCTTCATGCGCGACCTCTGGCCGAGCGCGCAGGAGATCCTCGACGCCATCAACGAGCACGTCAAGCCCTCGCAGTTCGCCGAGATGTACGACGGCATCGAGGAGTCGAACCCGAAGTGGAACGACATGCCGATCTCCGGCGGCGCGCTCTACGAGTGGACCGACGACTCGACCTACATCCAGGAGCCGCCGTTCTTCATGGACGTGACGCCCACCGTCCCGACGATCCAGCCGATCAAAGGGGCGAAGCTCCTTGCCAAAGTCGGCGACTCGACGACGACGGACCACATCTCGCCCGCCGGCGCGATCCCGCCCGGCGAGCCCGCCGGCCGCTACCTGCAGGAGCACGGCGTCGAGCCCAAGGAGTTCAACTCGTTCGGCTCGCGGCGCGGGAACGACCGCGTGATGACGCGCGGCACGTTCGGCAACATCCGCCTCCGCAACCAACTCGCGCCGGGCACCGAGGGCGGCTGGACGACCTACTTCCCGACCGGCGAGCAGATGTACATCTACGACGCCGCGATGAAGTACCAGGCCGACGGCACGCCGCTCGTCGTCGTCGCCGGGAACGACTACGGGATGGGCTCGTCGCGCGACTGGGCGGCGAAGGGGACGATCCTCCTCGGCGTCAAGGCCGTCATCGCCGAGAGCTTCGAGCGGATCCACCGCTCGAACCTCGTCGGAATGGGCGTGCTCCCGCTCGTGTTCAAGGACGGCGAGACGCTCGACACGTTTGGGCTCGATGGGACCGAGACGTTCTCGATCCCCGTCCCCGACGACCTCGAAGCAAACCAGGACGTGGAGGTGATCGCCCAGCGGGCCGACGGCAGCGAGGTCTCGTTCCCCGTGACGTGTGCGCTCTCGACGCCGATCGAGGTGGAGTACTACCGCCACGGCGGCATCCTCAACTACGTCCTCCGCGACTTCCTCAACACGTCGCTGGAGACGGCCTAG
- a CDS encoding tetratricopeptide repeat protein: MDRLDTLLDYHREDPDDPFVRYAIAQEHLKRGETNEALACFERLADEHPDYVGTYYHLGKLYETLGRPDEAIRTYRTGVDRAGQASDLHARSELQGALLEAQGIGFDDE; the protein is encoded by the coding sequence ATGGACCGCCTCGACACCCTCCTCGACTACCACCGCGAGGACCCGGACGACCCGTTCGTCCGCTACGCCATTGCGCAGGAGCACCTCAAGCGCGGCGAAACAAACGAGGCGCTGGCGTGTTTCGAACGGCTGGCCGACGAGCACCCCGACTACGTCGGCACGTACTACCACCTCGGCAAGCTCTACGAAACGCTCGGTCGGCCGGACGAAGCGATCCGCACGTACCGGACCGGCGTGGACCGGGCCGGACAGGCCTCTGATCTCCATGCCCGCTCGGAGTTGCAGGGCGCCCTGCTCGAAGCGCAGGGCATCGGGTTCGATGACGAATAG
- a CDS encoding LemA family protein, protein MRSTGAIVILFVVLVVGFIGCAGCGTYNSLVQEDTAVEEAWANVETTYQRRADLIPNLVSTVQGAADFEQNTLTAVTEARTRAVNITLSDEDLNNPARVQEFLQAQGALGNATGALINAVREDYPELGATEAFRDLQVQLEGTENRINVARTRYNEVVRDYNTSVRSFPANVMAGIFGFDRRVPFEAEAGAEQAPTVEFD, encoded by the coding sequence ATGCGAAGCACCGGGGCCATCGTCATCCTCTTCGTCGTGCTCGTCGTCGGCTTTATCGGCTGCGCGGGCTGCGGCACGTACAACTCCCTCGTCCAAGAGGACACAGCCGTCGAGGAAGCGTGGGCCAACGTCGAGACGACGTACCAGCGCCGCGCCGACCTCATCCCGAACCTCGTCTCGACGGTGCAGGGCGCCGCCGACTTCGAGCAGAACACGCTCACGGCCGTCACCGAAGCCCGCACGCGCGCCGTCAACATCACGCTCTCCGACGAGGACCTGAACAATCCAGCCCGCGTGCAGGAGTTCTTGCAGGCGCAGGGCGCGCTCGGAAACGCCACCGGCGCCCTCATCAACGCCGTCCGCGAGGACTACCCCGAACTCGGTGCCACGGAGGCGTTCCGCGATCTCCAGGTCCAGCTCGAAGGCACGGAAAACCGCATCAACGTGGCGCGGACGCGCTACAACGAAGTCGTGCGCGACTACAACACGTCGGTCCGCAGCTTCCCGGCGAACGTCATGGCCGGCATCTTCGGGTTCGACCGCCGGGTCCCGTTCGAGGCCGAGGCCGGGGCCGAGCAGGCGCCGACCGTCGAGTTCGATTAG
- a CDS encoding OmpA family protein, which yields MKRLLFSLVLVPLLVAGCGGPPRANVALTEAREAYNRASNDPVIVANAPVALQEAQESLRRAISVWEQKEDVDEVEHHAYLAHQRVRIAEETAKLNAAQKEVEEVRNERQQVVLEARATEAERAQREAEAERARAIAAQAEAEAALARARELAEQVNELEAELTRRGLVLTLGDVLFDTGQATLKPGAERTTAALVTFLNENPERNVLIEGFTDSVGSDQSNLSLSQRRADAVRTSLTGQGIAGTRIRTRGYGEAYPVASNDTPAGRQQNRRVEIVISDPQGAIPDRTP from the coding sequence ATGAAACGTCTCCTGTTCTCCCTCGTCCTCGTCCCTCTGCTCGTCGCAGGGTGCGGCGGCCCGCCGCGTGCGAACGTCGCACTCACCGAGGCCCGCGAGGCCTACAACCGCGCCTCGAACGACCCCGTCATCGTTGCGAACGCGCCCGTCGCCCTGCAAGAAGCGCAGGAATCCCTCCGCCGAGCCATCTCGGTGTGGGAGCAGAAAGAGGATGTAGATGAAGTGGAGCACCACGCCTACCTCGCCCACCAGCGCGTCCGCATCGCCGAAGAGACGGCCAAGCTGAACGCCGCGCAGAAGGAGGTCGAGGAGGTCCGCAACGAGCGGCAGCAGGTCGTGCTCGAAGCCCGCGCCACGGAGGCCGAGCGGGCCCAGCGCGAAGCCGAGGCCGAGCGTGCCCGCGCCATCGCCGCCCAGGCCGAGGCCGAGGCCGCGCTCGCCCGCGCCCGCGAACTCGCCGAGCAGGTGAACGAGCTCGAGGCCGAGCTGACGCGGCGGGGCCTCGTCCTCACGCTGGGCGACGTGCTCTTCGACACGGGCCAGGCCACGCTCAAGCCCGGCGCCGAGCGCACGACGGCTGCCCTCGTCACCTTCCTCAACGAGAACCCCGAGCGGAACGTGCTCATCGAGGGGTTCACCGACAGCGTCGGCTCGGACCAGTCGAACCTCAGCCTCTCCCAGCGCCGCGCCGACGCCGTGCGGACGTCGCTCACCGGGCAGGGCATCGCCGGCACGCGGATCCGCACGCGCGGCTACGGCGAGGCCTACCCCGTTGCATCGAACGACACCCCCGCCGGCCGCCAGCAGAACCGCCGCGTTGAGATCGTCATCTCCGACCCGCAGGGCGCCATCCCGGATCGGACGCCGTAG